The nucleotide window AAGATTTTAATAAGATTCCGATGGCTAATGTTTCTCAAAGCTTCACATTCGGCCATGAAGCTCCTCAGAGCTCCTTGCTGTTGAAGGTTGAGGACTTTCACTGCAAAAACAGTTCATCTCGATCTTGTGTTCCTTTATATACAGAACCAAAGCTTCCGCTGCCAATCAAATTTGCAGAAGAGAAGCCATCTGTCGCTTTAAAGAGGtctgcatatgatatgatcatgAAAGGATCCTCCGCGGATGGCGGAACAGAAGGTTTCTTTCTTGACTTTCTTACCCAATACAGAGTGGTAAGGAAACATGATGATGAAATAAGACACAGGACAACACCAATTATTGAGAATTTTATTTTTGAAGCAAAAGACATCCCCAATTTCTTGGAAGCTTGGCTAGAGCACGCTGGCAATTTCAATTCTTCAATACCCCCACAAAGCTTGCTATTTCCGAGTACCGAAACTTCACTGGTATTTCTAAAGACACCTTGTTTTGGTAATTCACCCTCGAAatcattgaaagatagatttaggTATTGCAAAGCAGAAAGGTTCTCCAGGTATTTTGGAATCTTTCCAGACAAGTTGTTGCCTGAAAGATCCAGGGATCGAAGGCCTCTTAGAGTACTAAATGTAGAAGGAATTGACCCTTGAAAGAAGTTCTCATCCAACCCAAGATACTCTAGGCTGAGACAGTTACCTAGTGTGCTTGGAATTTCGCTTGACaatttgttattagaaacattCAAATTCTGGAGAGCTTTCAGGTATCCGGCTTCCAATGGCAGATCACCGCTAAACGAGTTGTTTCCAAGAAAGATTTCAATTAAAGAGGGAAAGCTGAAAAGTTGTTTGGGTAACCTACCACTAAGATTATTATCAAAGAGCTGCAAGAACTGCATGTATGTACAATTTCCAAGACATGAAGGTACGCTCCCTGTTAGACTGTTTTGGTATAAAGAAAGTATATACAACCGGGACGTGTTTTGCAAGGAAGATGGAATATTTCCAGATAATTCATTTCTGCCGAAGGTAAGTACCTCCATTATGTTAAGCTTCCCAACACCAATGGGAATGGTACCCGTTAAAAAGTTATATTGCATAGACAACTTTGTTAAGCTGAAAAGGTTTTGAATCCCAGATGGGATGCTTCCGAGTTCTCACCAAGTCCTAGCAATGTCAGTTGGGTAGAAAGATTAGCTATGGAGTCAGGCAACCCACCGCTGAGACGGTTATGGCTCATGTCCAGCATTTGTAAGCTAGTACAATTGGTCAATGAAACGAGAAAACTCAAGTCATGAGATTTCCCAGTTCCAAGTCGATTTTGGCCGAAAAATACCTTAGTGAGATTCTTGAGGCTTCCAAGATTCATAGGCACGGATCCACTAAAACTATTGAACGCAAATGAAACAAGTGCAAGTCCCGAAGCATTGGGTAATGAAACAGGTATGGGTCCTGTGAATTGGTTTCTTCCAACAAAGAGTCGTTGGAGATTAGGGAGAGTGAGGCCTAAGTTGGATGGAagatttccattcaatctgttatcTCCCACGTCCAATCTGTTAATGGATGAAAGATTGTATAGCGAGGGAGGAATCCTACCTGACAGGTTATTAGAATAAATTGCAAGGACCTCTAAGCTTACCAGCTGGCTGAGCTCACTTGGGATGCTGCCCTCGAGATTGTTAATCGAAAGATAAAGGTAAGCGAGAGACGAAAGGTTTCCATGTGAAGGTGGGATGCTTCCAGTAAGACTATTAAGACCAAGGTCTAATTCGGTGAGCTTGGACAGAGAACCTAGCCCAGTTGGAATCCTCCCTACAAGCTGGTTCATGTCAAGATCGAGGACTTTGAGTTCTGAACAGTGGGTCAGATTTACTGGAATTTCTCCGGTGAATGTGTTGTTGTACAGAATGAGATACTGCAAGCGGAACAAATGGCCAATCTCTTCAGGAACCGCACCGTAGAAGCTGTTGTTTACGAAATTGATGATCCTAAGGAAGGTGAGGTTTGCTATGTAaggagatatggggcccaccaagttttgGCCAACAAGGTTCAAGGCCGTGACCCTTTGAGGATGTCGGTGACCACCGCAAGTCACTCCTTGCCAGTGGCAGAAGTGGAGAGAATGGTTCCAGGAGCTCAAGGAATGGAGAGGATCGTCAGTTATCAGATGTTTGAAGTGGACAAAAGCAAGATGATCTGTTTCGTTGAAGAAGTTAGCAGCAGATCCCAACGACCATGGAATGTACATGGGAGAGAAAATGATGGCATGGAGGAGGAATGACCAAATTGCACTTAGGCTCATTAGCGGGAGCTCCATTATTGGGTTCGTGAATGCAGGAAAGCCAAGGTGTGGAGACAAATAGGGAGTGGATTCCCCTCTATATCTATGGAGAAGGGCTCACTTCTCATCCGTTCATGACTTGACCAGGCTACTAAATAACGAATAGTTGGTTGATATCATGGATTTTTTttcgagtgcggatcctctgttccGTGGAAACAGTGAGTAGCGAGTGCCGATCCTCTGTTTCCTGGAGTCAGGAACTCCCtgactccagcgttttcattggtcaacgtcactgtaAGTACCACgtcatcaattttttaaaatatattaaaaaaaaggaaaaggattggctactcccctgccaccagtcggtgctctgtgagccccaccttgatgtatgtattccatccattccattcatccatttttaaagatcattttaggcctaaTCCCAAAATTCAGAGGGAaataaatgtcaggtggaccacaccacaggaaaacaatagtgattggatatccaccattaaagtcctccaaggcccattgtactgtttatttggtcatacagaaccagatgaagggtaaaaacaaatatcagcttgatccaatacttttatggccaccaaaaggtttttaatggtcacgctcattcaacactgtttcctgtaatgtggcccacttgtgattgatatatatctcatttttggtctcataccataaaataatatagaaaaatagatggacggcatggattttaaTTATGGATAATCCTCTTGGCCTCATATTTCAGACTTAAACCTGAGTTGGATTGTATCAGATTGGTTTGAGTCCCGACCCAATTGCGACTAAATGCGGGTGATTGATCCGTTGGAAGTTGTTGGCATGCATGAATGGATGTTCATCAATTCGATCAGAAAAATTTCTCCGATGCGGTGGTTCATCCGTACGAAGTTGTTGGAATGCAGGAATGCATGTCCATCAATTTGGACTGTCCAATTGAAGGCCCTGTTTTGGATATGCATTGCCCAAAATTCACTCTGATGGGACCATCTTAACCTCGGTTATTAGCTAGCTGCTGAATTTCCAAcatagtgatgtagagtgggtcgcggacagtttcatggccaagatggatcagaaagggcccggttgacgacagaagtgatccggaccgtcggaccttagatcgggcgtatctcacaatccggaatcaattatcgggcataaaatatgtgattttggggttgaacgagctactttagccaaccaaccttgcgCAGCCCAAAATTACGAAAAAcctctggatcgacggtcgtttccctgttttaatttcatttttactataaatagtaagttttagtttgattataactcttcatccgtcgggctttaggagttacgcctaacgtgaaaagagcttagaataattaggagaacgggttggtgaagccaaataagacatttacttttttggctgaaaaccttgcgcactagtagacatcatgactgtctataaatagtaagtttactatttatagtaagtcgcggattctaggagttttagttgtagtttgattctgatttctttaccATTGCtcggtacccctatttaaagggttgtgaactcgtttttattcatgaattaatcaatttcaaatttatctctattttctgctttctttcctcgtggattcgaggtgtctttgtgaggagtctagagaagctccgtggatttggagtagttatcctcatcacgttcatccctgtatCAATTCGTATCAGagtgaggattcccctcgggctgatgacaaacaatgaaggtatgaatcaaaatcctatgaacggtgatccagggattcgttatttttcggaaagaatgaaagctttccaccgggagagtcagttgaccatgcaaaggCTGCAGgtaactctcgaccgtcttgcggatgcgctacttccaccccgagccctaggcggtattataccacctatggttgctccaccacccatggtggctccaccacccgtggttgcTGAACGACGCAACTCTGATTttcatagagcactaccagtggcaaaccgtaaggctacaccagatgattcaaattctagcgacgaggaccttaatgagggttttgcccaaCGACTAATCCATAGAGTTTATCATCTAGatcatgctgaaagagactatcgaggtaaggctgaacttcatagttttaatggtttattacgtataaaaaaatttctcgattggctagccgaagtagagagatattttaattatatggacatgtcagatcataaaaggataaaattggtagcgtttaaattaaaatctggtgcttccgCATGGTGGAAACAATTACATGCTCTCACGAGCCcgtcagaacaaggcgcccatctcatcatggacacggatgagacgtcttcttcgatcacgatttctccctagtgattatgagcagatattattccagcaatatcaaaattaccgACAAGGAAATTGAACCGTCACAAATTACACGGAAGGATTCCAGCGGTTGGCtgcacgaaacgatctgtcagaatctgagtcacagaaggtggcacgatttataggtgggttgcgaccgacaattcaggatcaAGTTAAGATGTACCCAGTCAGGACCGTtaatgaagcagttcaattggcggatagggcagaaacacaacttgcaagagctcctgctcgtccatatccttcaactcgaccccccatgacaggtcccacgcaggatctagTGTTAGCATGAGGAAAAGACCAAGTAGGAGAACATCCTCAACTtcttacaaccgcaaaccgtgatataGGGAGCGGCTCATcaagacctcaacgtgcagcacccacaacagcgggccccaataggattctaaatccttatgctcagccaaggtcgaacaactgttaccgctgtggccaaccaagccacttatcaaacacttgtcctcaacatcCCGCAGCATACTTGACTATAAACAAAGGAGGCACTAAAGATGAGGCCATAGAAGAAGACCatgactttgatgaacatgaacaaaccactaaaGAAATAGCAAGTGGCGTTGAAGTGACGGGAGAGGATCGTAGCGAATttttagttgtgaggcgattactttatgccccacgaaaggaattacatccacagcgacacaatatatttcgtacttggTGCACTGTCAagggaaaggtctgtgatgtgatcatagattggtagtagcgagaacatcatctcaagagtgatggtggacaagttgcagctaccaatgacgaaacatccttccccgtactcaattggctggataaaaaagtgaatgagactaaggtaattgaacaatgcactatctcattttcaattggtaaaaattataaggatcaaatatttTGTGACGTAGTTAACATGAAAGCTTGTCATATGCTACTCGTCGACCCTGACAGTCGGACCATGATACGACCCATcagggacgagataatgtctacatatTTGTCAATGATagttgaaaaataatccttgcccctatggcatcAGAGAACCACCCttaagcctctaaagtggaggggagttccctcttgactattcaggatttcatggaggaatccaagaaaaccaGCGAGGTATATGTCATAGTAGTGAAAggtgaggaagaggaaccctcaaatgTAAGAcgcgtatcctagtccgtactgttccgtcgaatcccgcgatccttcctgtcgaatttcggcaacctgtgacttataatcgacgttgcgatcgaccttAAGCCTtatgctgtagatttgagtcggcttaaatcaagacttgtaccattgcgaccgcaccgtcgccgcgtctctcacactgatccgataccctggcaggaagatgtgagccggcgtttatttcgaagaaaatgccgcgcgtttgcaatcccaagagaatctctacaatatgttaaatcaatcccatccatcacctcatgtcaagtacaagcaacccatgctttctctctccaaagtcaaccctttctcaccctctctcttacacacccatgctagtcaagtacacatcacctcacccatcactcacatccatcactctctccctttacatcccatctctccctctctctctctctcattttctcaactctatcccaagcaacaagagagctcacatccaagctctcttccatgtgagagagtgcatgtgtgtgtcccaccttcccatcccaaatcctccatcctagcctttcacttctcatcttccaccatcaaagtgaagcttaaggaggcCGGCATTTCAACGAACCGAGAAGATCaatggtgggtgcttttataggctagattttcatgttcttaggatgggccaagtgaggcctaccgatcaatggtatggatctcactttggacccttgatgtggccaatggcccaccttgatacttaagatcattccatgacgaggccattctccatggaccccatcatgatgtttattttcttgcatgaatagggtcatctagaccttctattttggtggagaaaggatctccaccattgatttttaatttggtgggcccatatgcaatgggacccacttgatgtatgtttgaatgcaaggagggcccatagtgtcggggtccctccatcacacgtgtgtcccactttttctctctctccctctctttttatttatttatctgtgtgtgatgatatggctgtatggcccacttggatggaccccgccatgaagcatgtattggatccgagtcatttgtaggtgaggcccactttctaTGTGTTGCTCCACAtcacctagccatgtggtggcccactggGGCAGGGCCCACCCTATAACATTCTATACGCCggaacgtccagtgtccaggggacgctggacgtgaaacacaaatatcagcttggttaacaagcctttttggtggcccacttgtttaggcaccaccttgatgaatggattcaatccacgccgtccatcctattaaccatctcattttaggcgttgggccagaagatgaaactgatccaagcttctggcgggccatacctttcaaaacagtgatctccaccgtttaaaattttttgaatttttctacacactgaaacaggcccaatattgggcttgataaacTTATTATGGACTATGAAGTTAGAGTGGATTACCTTGAAGCGGGtcccacacgtgaaaaaccatagaaatacagtttttttttttttaaaaaaaaaggaaaagaaggggcagcgtctgctgccactgacacagcaGTAGCACGCTGCTACGTTTGACGGACGGCCAGCAGGGatccacggctccagccgtgggccccaccttgatgcttatctgtcatccaagccgttcatatggtgggcccttagggcagcgggccaccctccaaatttcagtctcatctaagactcaggtggcccacatcatgggaaacaatgggattgaacatttGCCTTTGAAAACTCtttctgggccacaaaagtttcggatcaatctgaaatttatttttacccttcatccaggtccatgcgaccttatcaacggtctggatggaaaataaatattatggtgggccccatgtgagacccacacTGATTTATGGGTTTACTTCCACCGTCTAGTGGACGATggagcccaacgtgatgtaagtgtttcatttccaccgtccagcagatggtggggcgcaccatgacttatgtgtttatccacactgtccgctgtctggacagtggaccccgctatgatgcttgtgttgcacccCAACCGtcgatccattttgcaagctcattttaaggcatgagctaaagaatgagtcagatatgtggttcaagtgggtcctaccactattatttgaagtgaggatcaattgatcctttggcatgatttatatatatatatatatatgtatgtatttgtggccatttttaaggcccaccttggcatttataaggcccgtgttatgaggcccatttgatatacatatggggcccatttggtgtggcccatttgagatacataaagcccatgtgattaggcccattctgatatattctaaggcccatgggttatagcccattgcaatgtacataaggcctgttggtgaggcccattaatgcgactcatttgatgaatgtaaagcccatgtgactaggcccattttgatgtacctaaggcccacaggtcgaggcccaatgggttgtccttaaggtccattgcaatgcgtgatttctccatggtttgtggcaggccatgccttggggagcattgttggtttgacgtccacattgcaagtataatgttggttaaatgtccgcattacgactctccctaaggcccattgttaggttgtacttgtggtgtgtaggccttctaggcccatctgcattgtagggataattcatcactttttaacatgcttagtatagctccatgatacatgtccatacgcatcatatgtgtgcttgatatgagaaatgtttgatcatagcataagtcattGGGCtatgacatttacgggactccttatgagacggagtgcccccacatgagtgcgtggtacgcacaggattactgcatgatttgacgatgtgactcatgcattccgcatatgtgtgacttgatcactgcatgccctagcgacatcagggccgtggcctccacaggcacatcgtggatggtcgtatcggataccaaaaatattggctctagcattgtgggcacttaggatgtccttgggtgaaagtctcagaacctttttggtaccaggagatgctccaatgtctagaccgagtggatacatgagcgcccgagtaccgaataccagtaggccgcgtctcccactgtgtcgtggttggttggaagggggtgtgaccttatccgcccgagtgagggggctataagctaagctgagtttaaccagctcgtaaatgagtccgctatcgacgagccgggtaggtattggcagactactggtcaggcggatagtgaggtctattccacttgctcgactgtgcagctagggaggaagcAGTCtatgtggagtgtattagaccccggtgatatccagagaggaactgtactgatatgtgtgcttgatgag belongs to Magnolia sinica isolate HGM2019 chromosome 8, MsV1, whole genome shotgun sequence and includes:
- the LOC131253762 gene encoding LRR receptor-like serine/threonine-protein kinase EFR yields the protein MEVLTFGRNELSGNIPSSLQNTSRLYILSLYQNSLTGSVPSCLGNCTYMQFLQLFDNNLSGRLPKQLFSFPSLIEIFLGNNSFSGDLPLEAGYLKALQNLNVSNNKLSSEIPSTLGNCLSLEYLGLDENFFQGSIPSTFSTLRGLRSLDLSGNNLSGKIPKYLENLSALQYLNLSFNDFEGELPKQGVFRNTSEVSVLGNSKLCGGIEELKLPACSSQASKKLGMSFASKIKFSIIGVVLCLISSSCFLTTLYWRKLWFCI
- the LOC131253763 gene encoding LRR receptor-like serine/threonine-protein kinase EFR → MELPLMSLSAIWSFLLHAIIFSPMYIPWSLGSAANFFNETDHLAFVHFKHLITDDPLHSLSSWNHSLHFCHWQGVTCGGHRHPQRVTALNLVGQNLVGPISPYIANLTFLRIINFVNNSFYGAVPEEIGHLFRLQYLILYNNTFTGEIPVNLTHCSELKVLDLDMNQLVGRIPTGLGSLSKLTELDLGLNSLTGSIPPSHGNLSSLAYLYLSINNLEGSIPSELSQLVSLEVLAIYSNNLSGRIPPSLYNLSSINRLDVGDNRLNGNLPSNLGLTLPNLQRLFVGRNQFTGPIPVSLPNASGLALVSFAFNSFSGSVPMNLGSLKNLTKVFFGQNRLGTGKSHDLSFLVSLTNCTSLQMLDMSHNRLSGGLPDSIANLSTQLTLLGLGENSEASHLGFKTFSA